Proteins encoded by one window of Haliotis asinina isolate JCU_RB_2024 chromosome 6, JCU_Hal_asi_v2, whole genome shotgun sequence:
- the LOC137286807 gene encoding LIM/homeobox protein Awh-like, whose amino-acid sequence MSDTSYDLLCSDLEESADFIALSFNMADPMCFTCYDVITDQYYLRAGDHVWHEHCLRCCVCQVTLGGHSTCFVKDGNIFCHRDFVHVYQTKCRSCLRPIESGDWVRSAGEYVYHLACFSCNMCQRQLSTGEDFAIYDGQVLCRVHVLNPDDENVNCRPKSKRFRTAFNEDQIVVLQKYFDLDTNPTGSDLGRIAEEAGLPRRVAQVWFQNARAKLKRSMK is encoded by the coding sequence ATGTCGGACACGTCATATGATCTCCTGTGCTCCGACTTGGAAGAGTCAGCAGATTTCATTGCTCTCAGTTTCAATATGGCTGACCCCATGTGTTTCACGTGCTATGACGTCATTACTGACCAGTACTATCTGCGTGCTGGAGATCACGTGTGGCACGAGCACTGTCTGCGTTGCTGTGTGTGCCAGGTGACACTTGGTGGCCATTCTACTTGCTTCGTCAAGGACGGAAATATATTCTGTCACAGGGACTTCGTCCATGTTTACCAGACAAAGTGTAGATCCTGTTTACGTCCTATCGAGTCTGGAGATTGGGTCAGATCGGCTGGTGAGTACGTATACCACCTTGCCTGTTTCTCGTGCAACATGTGCCAAAGACAATTGTCCACAGGGGAAGATTTCGCCATATACGACGGACAAGTCCTTTGTCGCGTCCACGTCCTCAACCCCGACGACGAGAACGTCAACTGCCGTCCAAAATCCAAACGATTCCGAACAGCCTTCAACGAGGACCAGATAGTTGTTTTACAGAAGTACTTCGACCTTGACACCAACCCTACTGGAAGTGACCTCGGGAGGATTGCAGAAGAAGCGGGTCTTCCCAGACGAGTGGCTCAAGTATGGTTCCAGAATGCCAGAGCAAAACTCAAACGATCCATGAAATGA
- the LOC137286806 gene encoding LIM/homeobox protein Awh-like, protein MSDMSYDYLSSDLEESTDFIALSFNMADPTCFTCCDVITDQYYLRAGDHVWHEHCLRCCVCQVTLGGHSTCFVKDGNIFCQRDFTQVYKTNCSSCLRPIESGDWVRSAGENVYHLACFSCNTCQRQLSTGEDFAIHDGRVLCRVHVLNPDDENVNCKRKSKRFRTAFNEDQIAVLQKYFDLDTNPTGSDLGRIAEEAGLPRRVAQVWFQNARAKLKRSMQ, encoded by the coding sequence ATGTCGGACATGTCATATGACTATCTTTCCTCTGACTTGGAGGAGTCGACAGATTTTATAGCTCTCAGTTTCAATATGGCTGACCCCACGTGTTTCACgtgctgtgacgtcatcacagaCCAGTACTATCTACGTGCTGGAGATCACGTGTGGCACGAGCATTGTCTGCGTTGCTGTGTTTGTCAGGTGACACTTGGTGGACATTCCACTTGTTTCGTCAAGGACGGAAACATCTTCTGCCAGAGAGACTTCACCCAAGTTTATAAGACCAATTGTAGTTCCTGTTTAAGACCCATTGAGTCTGGAGATTGGGTGAGATCGGCCGGTGAGAACGTGTACCACCTTGCATGTTTCTCGTGCAACACGTGCCAAAGACAATTGTCCACAGGAGAAGACTTTGCCATCCACGACGGCCGAGTACTTTGTCGAGTCCACGTCCTCAATCCCGATGACGAGAACGTCAACTGTAAACGAAAATCCAAACGATTCCGAACAGCCTTCAACGAGGACCAGATAGCTGTTTTACAGAAGTATTTCGACCTTGACACCAACCCTACTGGAAGTGACCTAGGGAGGATTGCAGAGGAGGCGGGTCTTCCCAGACGAGTGGCTCAAGTGTGGTTCCAGAATGCCAGAGCTAAACTTAAGAGATCCATGCAATGA